Proteins found in one Pseudopipra pipra isolate bDixPip1 chromosome 19, bDixPip1.hap1, whole genome shotgun sequence genomic segment:
- the EPN3 gene encoding epsin-3 isoform X2 — MTTSALRRQVKNIVHNYSEAEIKVREATSNDPWGPPSSLMSEIADLTFNTVAFAEVMGMIWRRLNDSGKNWRHVYKALTLLDYLIKTGSEKVTHQCRENLYTIQTLKDFQYVDRDGKDQGINIREKVKQVMALLKDEERLKQERAHALQTKERMALEGMGSGSHQVTYGRRASPYGEDYGRARGSPSSFNSSSSSPRFASDLEQARPQTTGEEELQLQLALAMSREEAEKEVRTWQGENSLQQRAVEETAQGREEEQEEDKMKKSQSSILELADIFGPAPAPSSHAPADPWDVPDMKAKAEPVASAWAGAADPWVPVPDTSGEPLSQASASAQQTSAGPWDFPPSTTAASDPWGKAPVSSGFPPADPWGTASPPAPQGSGSTPAPDPWAAVPEQPPNAAPGGNAFDPFAKPPEPPEQEPSQPPSSAKSSSPVEPDPFGDLFPSTRQDGAKSFDLTNLADSLPESGKERKDCKTPEAFLGPAASSLVNLDSLVAPTPASKTRNPFLSGLSTPSPTNPFSLSEQPKPTLNQMRTSSPVPGLPAGHPANSMTYSASLPMPLSSVPSATAALPASASAFPQAGTFPELPGALPQPLLPLSGPPAPPSAPGGLNPFL, encoded by the exons ATGACGACCTCGGCGCTGCGCCGGCAGGTGAAGAACATCGTGCACAACTACTCGGAGGCAGAGATCAAGGTGCGGGAGGCCACCTCCAATGacccctggggaccccccagctccctgatGTCAGAGATCGCCGACCTCACCTTCAACACGGTGGCCTTCGCCGAGGTCATGGGCATGATCTGGCGGCGGCTGAACGACAGCGGCAAGAACTGGCGTCACGTCTACAAAGCCCTCACCCTCCTGGACTACCTCATCAAAACCGGCTCCGAAAAGGTGACCCACCAGTGCCGGGAGAACCTCTACACCATCCAGACGCTGAAGGACTTCCAGTACGTGGACCGCGATGGCAAGGACCAGGGCATCAACATCCGGGAGAAGGTGAAGCAGGTGATGGCGCTGCTGAAGGACGAGGAGCGGCTGAAGCAGGAGCGGGCGCACGCGCTGCAGACCAAGGAGCGCATGGCCCTGGAGGGCATGGGCAGTGGCAGCCACCAGGTCACCTACGGCCGCCGTGCGTCACCCTACGGCGAGGACTACGGCCGGGCACGGGGCTCGCCCTCCTCCTTCAACT CATCATCCTCATCCCCACGGTTCGCCTCTGACCTGGAGCAAGCACGGCCCCAGACGACGGGcgaggaggagctgcagctgcagctggcgCTGGCCATGAGTCgggaggaggcagagaag GAGGTGAGGACTTGGCAAGGGGAGAACTCCCTGCAGCAGAGAGCCGTGGAGGagactgcccagggcagggaggaagagcaAGAAGAAGATAAGATGAAGAAAAGCCAG TCCTCTATCCTGGAGCTGGCAGATATATTCGGACCGGCGCCAGCACCCTCCAGCCACGCGCCTGCTGACCCGTGGGATGTGCCAG ATATGAAAGCCAAAGCGGAGCCGGTGGCCTCTGCCTGGGCCGGTGCAGCAGATCCCTGGGTGCCAGTCCCAGACACCAGTGGGGAGCCCCTCTCCCAGGCAAGCGCCTCAGCCCAGCAAACATCTGCTGGGCCCTGGGATTTTCCGCCCAGCACCACTGCAGCCTCCGACCCCTGGGGGAAGGCACCCGTTTCTTCTGGCTTCCCTCCTGCTGACCCCTGGGGGACAGcatcacccccagcccctcagggCTCCGGTTCCACTCCAGCTCCTGACCCTTGGGCTGCTGTGCCCGAGCAACCTCCGAACGCTG cTCCAGGGGGGAACGCTTTCGACCCGTTTGCAAAGCCGCCCGAGCCGCCGGAGCAGGAGCCCTCGCAGCCGCCCTCCTCGGCCAAGTCCAGCAGCCCCGTGG agCCGGACCCCTTTGGCGACCTGTTCCCCAGCACCAGGCAGGATGGGGCGAAGAGCTTTGACCTCACCAACCTGGCTGACTCCCTGCCCGAATCCGGCAAGGAGCGGAAGGACTGTAAAACCCCCGAGGCTTTCctcggccccgccgcctcctcccTGGTCAACCTGGACTCCCTGGTCGCACCTACACCGGCTTCCAAGACCCGCAACCCCTTCCTCTCCG GTCTGAGCACGCCGTCCCCAACCAACCCCTTCAGCCTGTCCGAGCAGCCCAAGCCGACGCTGAACCAGATGCGGACCAGCTCGCCGGTGCCCGGGCTGCCCGCCGGCCACCCCGCCAACTCCATGACCTACAGCGCGTCCCTGCCGATGCCCCTCAGCAGCGTCCCCTCCGCCACCGCCGCCCTCCCCGCCTCCGCCAGTGCCTTCCCGCAGGCTGGCACGTTCCCCGAACTCCCCGGCGCCTTGCCGCAGCCTCTACTGCCGCTGAGCGGCCCCCCGGCTCCGCCGTCCGCGCCCGGGGGGCTCAACCCCTTCCTCTGA
- the EPN3 gene encoding epsin-3 isoform X1 has product MTTSALRRQVKNIVHNYSEAEIKVREATSNDPWGPPSSLMSEIADLTFNTVAFAEVMGMIWRRLNDSGKNWRHVYKALTLLDYLIKTGSEKVTHQCRENLYTIQTLKDFQYVDRDGKDQGINIREKVKQVMALLKDEERLKQERAHALQTKERMALEGMGSGSHQVTYGRRASPYGEDYGRARGSPSSFNSSSSSPRFASDLEQARPQTTGEEELQLQLALAMSREEAEKKPLPISSTDEERQLQLALALSKEEHEKEVRTWQGENSLQQRAVEETAQGREEEQEEDKMKKSQSSILELADIFGPAPAPSSHAPADPWDVPDMKAKAEPVASAWAGAADPWVPVPDTSGEPLSQASASAQQTSAGPWDFPPSTTAASDPWGKAPVSSGFPPADPWGTASPPAPQGSGSTPAPDPWAAVPEQPPNAAPGGNAFDPFAKPPEPPEQEPSQPPSSAKSSSPVEPDPFGDLFPSTRQDGAKSFDLTNLADSLPESGKERKDCKTPEAFLGPAASSLVNLDSLVAPTPASKTRNPFLSGLSTPSPTNPFSLSEQPKPTLNQMRTSSPVPGLPAGHPANSMTYSASLPMPLSSVPSATAALPASASAFPQAGTFPELPGALPQPLLPLSGPPAPPSAPGGLNPFL; this is encoded by the exons ATGACGACCTCGGCGCTGCGCCGGCAGGTGAAGAACATCGTGCACAACTACTCGGAGGCAGAGATCAAGGTGCGGGAGGCCACCTCCAATGacccctggggaccccccagctccctgatGTCAGAGATCGCCGACCTCACCTTCAACACGGTGGCCTTCGCCGAGGTCATGGGCATGATCTGGCGGCGGCTGAACGACAGCGGCAAGAACTGGCGTCACGTCTACAAAGCCCTCACCCTCCTGGACTACCTCATCAAAACCGGCTCCGAAAAGGTGACCCACCAGTGCCGGGAGAACCTCTACACCATCCAGACGCTGAAGGACTTCCAGTACGTGGACCGCGATGGCAAGGACCAGGGCATCAACATCCGGGAGAAGGTGAAGCAGGTGATGGCGCTGCTGAAGGACGAGGAGCGGCTGAAGCAGGAGCGGGCGCACGCGCTGCAGACCAAGGAGCGCATGGCCCTGGAGGGCATGGGCAGTGGCAGCCACCAGGTCACCTACGGCCGCCGTGCGTCACCCTACGGCGAGGACTACGGCCGGGCACGGGGCTCGCCCTCCTCCTTCAACT CATCATCCTCATCCCCACGGTTCGCCTCTGACCTGGAGCAAGCACGGCCCCAGACGACGGGcgaggaggagctgcagctgcagctggcgCTGGCCATGAGTCgggaggaggcagagaag AAGCCACTTCCAATTTCCAGTACAGACGAAGAAAGGCAATTGCAGCTCGCGCTCGCGCTGAGCAAAGAGGAGCACGAGAAG GAGGTGAGGACTTGGCAAGGGGAGAACTCCCTGCAGCAGAGAGCCGTGGAGGagactgcccagggcagggaggaagagcaAGAAGAAGATAAGATGAAGAAAAGCCAG TCCTCTATCCTGGAGCTGGCAGATATATTCGGACCGGCGCCAGCACCCTCCAGCCACGCGCCTGCTGACCCGTGGGATGTGCCAG ATATGAAAGCCAAAGCGGAGCCGGTGGCCTCTGCCTGGGCCGGTGCAGCAGATCCCTGGGTGCCAGTCCCAGACACCAGTGGGGAGCCCCTCTCCCAGGCAAGCGCCTCAGCCCAGCAAACATCTGCTGGGCCCTGGGATTTTCCGCCCAGCACCACTGCAGCCTCCGACCCCTGGGGGAAGGCACCCGTTTCTTCTGGCTTCCCTCCTGCTGACCCCTGGGGGACAGcatcacccccagcccctcagggCTCCGGTTCCACTCCAGCTCCTGACCCTTGGGCTGCTGTGCCCGAGCAACCTCCGAACGCTG cTCCAGGGGGGAACGCTTTCGACCCGTTTGCAAAGCCGCCCGAGCCGCCGGAGCAGGAGCCCTCGCAGCCGCCCTCCTCGGCCAAGTCCAGCAGCCCCGTGG agCCGGACCCCTTTGGCGACCTGTTCCCCAGCACCAGGCAGGATGGGGCGAAGAGCTTTGACCTCACCAACCTGGCTGACTCCCTGCCCGAATCCGGCAAGGAGCGGAAGGACTGTAAAACCCCCGAGGCTTTCctcggccccgccgcctcctcccTGGTCAACCTGGACTCCCTGGTCGCACCTACACCGGCTTCCAAGACCCGCAACCCCTTCCTCTCCG GTCTGAGCACGCCGTCCCCAACCAACCCCTTCAGCCTGTCCGAGCAGCCCAAGCCGACGCTGAACCAGATGCGGACCAGCTCGCCGGTGCCCGGGCTGCCCGCCGGCCACCCCGCCAACTCCATGACCTACAGCGCGTCCCTGCCGATGCCCCTCAGCAGCGTCCCCTCCGCCACCGCCGCCCTCCCCGCCTCCGCCAGTGCCTTCCCGCAGGCTGGCACGTTCCCCGAACTCCCCGGCGCCTTGCCGCAGCCTCTACTGCCGCTGAGCGGCCCCCCGGCTCCGCCGTCCGCGCCCGGGGGGCTCAACCCCTTCCTCTGA
- the EPN3 gene encoding epsin-3 isoform X3 codes for MTTSALRRQVKNIVHNYSEAEIKVREATSNDPWGPPSSLMSEIADLTFNTVAFAEVMGMIWRRLNDSGKNWRHVYKALTLLDYLIKTGSEKVTHQCRENLYTIQTLKDFQYVDRDGKDQGINIREKVKQVMALLKDEERLKQERAHALQTKERMALEGMGSGSHQVTYGRRASPYGEDYGRARGSPSSFNSSSSSPRFASDLEQARPQTTGEEELQLQLALAMSREEAEKKPLPISSTDEERQLQLALALSKEEHEKEVRTWQGENSLQQRAVEETAQGREEEQEEDKMKKSQSSILELADIFGPAPAPSSHAPADPWDVPDMKAKAEPVASAWAGAADPWVPVPDTSGEPLSQASASAQQTSAGPWDFPPSTTAASDPWGKAPVSSGFPPADPWGTASPPAPQGSGSTPAPDPWAAVPEQPPNAEPDPFGDLFPSTRQDGAKSFDLTNLADSLPESGKERKDCKTPEAFLGPAASSLVNLDSLVAPTPASKTRNPFLSGLSTPSPTNPFSLSEQPKPTLNQMRTSSPVPGLPAGHPANSMTYSASLPMPLSSVPSATAALPASASAFPQAGTFPELPGALPQPLLPLSGPPAPPSAPGGLNPFL; via the exons ATGACGACCTCGGCGCTGCGCCGGCAGGTGAAGAACATCGTGCACAACTACTCGGAGGCAGAGATCAAGGTGCGGGAGGCCACCTCCAATGacccctggggaccccccagctccctgatGTCAGAGATCGCCGACCTCACCTTCAACACGGTGGCCTTCGCCGAGGTCATGGGCATGATCTGGCGGCGGCTGAACGACAGCGGCAAGAACTGGCGTCACGTCTACAAAGCCCTCACCCTCCTGGACTACCTCATCAAAACCGGCTCCGAAAAGGTGACCCACCAGTGCCGGGAGAACCTCTACACCATCCAGACGCTGAAGGACTTCCAGTACGTGGACCGCGATGGCAAGGACCAGGGCATCAACATCCGGGAGAAGGTGAAGCAGGTGATGGCGCTGCTGAAGGACGAGGAGCGGCTGAAGCAGGAGCGGGCGCACGCGCTGCAGACCAAGGAGCGCATGGCCCTGGAGGGCATGGGCAGTGGCAGCCACCAGGTCACCTACGGCCGCCGTGCGTCACCCTACGGCGAGGACTACGGCCGGGCACGGGGCTCGCCCTCCTCCTTCAACT CATCATCCTCATCCCCACGGTTCGCCTCTGACCTGGAGCAAGCACGGCCCCAGACGACGGGcgaggaggagctgcagctgcagctggcgCTGGCCATGAGTCgggaggaggcagagaag AAGCCACTTCCAATTTCCAGTACAGACGAAGAAAGGCAATTGCAGCTCGCGCTCGCGCTGAGCAAAGAGGAGCACGAGAAG GAGGTGAGGACTTGGCAAGGGGAGAACTCCCTGCAGCAGAGAGCCGTGGAGGagactgcccagggcagggaggaagagcaAGAAGAAGATAAGATGAAGAAAAGCCAG TCCTCTATCCTGGAGCTGGCAGATATATTCGGACCGGCGCCAGCACCCTCCAGCCACGCGCCTGCTGACCCGTGGGATGTGCCAG ATATGAAAGCCAAAGCGGAGCCGGTGGCCTCTGCCTGGGCCGGTGCAGCAGATCCCTGGGTGCCAGTCCCAGACACCAGTGGGGAGCCCCTCTCCCAGGCAAGCGCCTCAGCCCAGCAAACATCTGCTGGGCCCTGGGATTTTCCGCCCAGCACCACTGCAGCCTCCGACCCCTGGGGGAAGGCACCCGTTTCTTCTGGCTTCCCTCCTGCTGACCCCTGGGGGACAGcatcacccccagcccctcagggCTCCGGTTCCACTCCAGCTCCTGACCCTTGGGCTGCTGTGCCCGAGCAACCTCCGAACGCTG agCCGGACCCCTTTGGCGACCTGTTCCCCAGCACCAGGCAGGATGGGGCGAAGAGCTTTGACCTCACCAACCTGGCTGACTCCCTGCCCGAATCCGGCAAGGAGCGGAAGGACTGTAAAACCCCCGAGGCTTTCctcggccccgccgcctcctcccTGGTCAACCTGGACTCCCTGGTCGCACCTACACCGGCTTCCAAGACCCGCAACCCCTTCCTCTCCG GTCTGAGCACGCCGTCCCCAACCAACCCCTTCAGCCTGTCCGAGCAGCCCAAGCCGACGCTGAACCAGATGCGGACCAGCTCGCCGGTGCCCGGGCTGCCCGCCGGCCACCCCGCCAACTCCATGACCTACAGCGCGTCCCTGCCGATGCCCCTCAGCAGCGTCCCCTCCGCCACCGCCGCCCTCCCCGCCTCCGCCAGTGCCTTCCCGCAGGCTGGCACGTTCCCCGAACTCCCCGGCGCCTTGCCGCAGCCTCTACTGCCGCTGAGCGGCCCCCCGGCTCCGCCGTCCGCGCCCGGGGGGCTCAACCCCTTCCTCTGA